A region from the Fundulus heteroclitus isolate FHET01 unplaced genomic scaffold, MU-UCD_Fhet_4.1 scaffold_192, whole genome shotgun sequence genome encodes:
- the LOC118558980 gene encoding cingulin-like protein 1: protein MWTRSKAENSRKVTFGLVTAKTPGNQSSAELVKDPDQQQSAPSVPVRRSWSEVCASKPAVTPPQPASAPDQRPASPPKPGDARKHPILKLLQRETAVEENTRAVVMMSEVEFHAALGSKDQKISALQQENAALSENLKSLASELRKMEEVHQHEDDREKKALRDEVMRLTQIVEKQQTEHEDDVAVLYDERIKTNKDRRDAIRRADQLKVSLIAEKNKTRELEICSAKQMEEISKLQAALVKVESNLEEQRRQWEQEKLRLLTNHQETSEVEQLKYQLQEQTVKHEDQVAALYNQLIRKNKESQDAIKRAEQLKEDLTEEKKRAKEAEDCLAQQKEETSNLQAALVLMERTLEDQRRQWEQEKSHLLTKEQERDELEQLVKQLESQKAEAEQEIAALCLEQQKNNQSHQDAARKVVQLEIALVAEKIRTKEAESCLAEQVKESCDIKAALVKMEQDVEKQRRLWAQEKSSLLTEQQKAVRNVEAARKDVLEVLHDERQEWQTEKSCLLEMVATTKELLTEAEVKRKTSTLNLIEKLKNLQKEMDKLQESKAKKKSFRRKITKFFKMSKKAPSQSEN from the exons ATGTGGACCAGATCTAAAGCAGAGAATAGCAGGAAAGTTACATTTGGTCTGGTAACAGCAAAGACTCCTGGAAATCAGTCTTCTGCTGAGCTTGTCAAAGACCCTGACCAGCAGCAAAGCGCTCCAAGCGTTCCCGTCAGACGCTCTTGGAGTGAAGTTTGTGCTTCAAAGCCTGCGGTGACCCCCCCGCAGCCTGCCTCGGCCCCTGATCAGAGGCCAGCGTCTCCCCCAAAGCCTGGAGACGCAAGAAAACATCCAATTTTAAAGCTTCTTCAAAGGGAGACAGCCGTTGAAGAAAACACCAGAGCTGTTGTCATGATGTCAGAGGTGGAGTTTCATGCCGCCTTAGGCTCCAAAGACCAGAAGATCTCAGCTCTTCAACAAGAAAACGCTGCATTATCAGAAAACTTGAAGAGTCTCGCCTCTGAGCTTCGTAAAATGGAGGAAGTGCACCAAC ATGAGGACGACCGGGAGAAAAAGGCTTTAAGAGACGAAGTGATGAGGTTGACTCAGATTGTAGAAAAGCAGCAAACTGAGCATGAAGACGACGTTGCTGTTCTGTATGATGAGCGGATTAAGACAAACAAAGACCGTCGAGATGCCATCAGAAGGGCCGATCAGCTGAAAGTATCTCTGATCgcagaaaagaacaaaacaagagaGCTTGAGATCTGTTCGGCCAAGCAGATGGAGGAAATCTCTAAATTACAAGCTGCTCTGGTCAAAGTGGAGAGCAATTTGGAGGAACAAAGACGGCAGTGGGAGCAGGAAAAACTCCGTCTTCTGACCAATCACCAAGAAACATCTGAGGTGGAACAGCTTAAATATCAGCTGCAGGAGCAGACAGTTAAGCATGAAGATCAGGTTGCTGCTCTGTATAACCAGCTGATCAGGAAGAACAAGGAGAGTCAAGATGCCATCAAAAGGGCCGAACAGTTGAAGGAAGACCTgactgaagagaaaaagagagcaaaAGAGGCCGAGGACTGCTTAGCCCAGCAAAAAGAGGAGACATCTAACCTCCAGGCTgctctggtcctgatggagagAACTTTGGAGGACCAGCGGCGGCAGTGGGAGCAGGAAAAATCCCATCTTCTGACCAAAGAACAAGAAAGAGATGAGCTGGAGCAGCTGGTGAAGCAGTTAGAGTCACAGAAAGCTGAGGCAGAACAGGAGATAGCTGCTCTGTGTTTggagcagcagaaaaacaaccaaAGTCATCAAGATGCTGCAAGAAAAGTCGTTCAACTGGAAATTGCTCTGGTTGCTGAGAAGATCAGAACAAAGGAGGCTGAGAGCTGCTTGGCTGAGCAAGTGAAGGAAAGCTGTGATATAAAGGCTGCTTTGGTCAAGATGGAGCAAGACGTGGAGAAGCAAAGACGGCTCTGGGCCCAGGAAAAGTCCAGTCTTCtgacagagcagcagaaagCTGTTAGAAATGTGGAAGCAGCTAGGAAAGAcgttctggaggttctgcatGATGAAAGGCAGGAGTGGCAAACAGAGAAGTCCTGCCTTCTAGAGatggttgcaacaacaaaggAGCTTCTGACAGAGGCGGAGGTGAAGAGAAAAACTTCAACACTGAACCTGATAGAGAAACTGAAAAACCTGCAAAAGGAGATGGACAAATTACAAGAAAGCAAAGCCAAAAAGAAATCTTTCAGGAGAAAAATCaccaagttctttaaaatgtctaaaaaggCTCCATCTCAGTCTGAAAACTGA
- the LOC105924270 gene encoding histone H2A encodes MSGRGKTGGKARAKAKTRSSRAGLQFPVGRVHRLLRKGNYGERVGAGAPVYLAAVLEYLTAEILELAGNAARDNKKTRIIPRHLQLAVRNDEELNKLLGGVTIAQGGVLPNIQAVLLPKKTEKAAKAK; translated from the coding sequence ATGAGTGGACGCGGAAAGACCGGAGGAAAAGCCAGAGCTAAGGCCAAGACCCGCTCATCCAGAGCCGGCCTCCAGTTCCCGGTGGGCCGCGTCCACAGGCTGCTGCGTAAAGGTAACTACGGGGAGCGCGTCGGTGCCGGAGCGCCCGTCTACCTGGCCGCTGTGCTGGAGTACCTGACGGCTGAGATCCTGGAGCTGGCAGGAAACGCTGCCCGCGACAACAAGAAGACCCGCATCATCCCCCGTCACCTGCAGCTGGCCGTGCGCAACGACGAGGAGCTCAACAAGCTGCTGGGCGGAGTGACCATCGCTCAGGGCGGCGTGCTGCCCAACATCCAGGCGGTGCTGCTGCCCAAGAAGACCGAGAAGGCCGCCAAGGCCAAGTAG
- the LOC118558982 gene encoding histone H3, with the protein MARTKQTARKSTGGKAPRKQLATKAARKSAPATGGVKKPHRYRPGTVALREIRRYQKSTELLIRKLPFQRLVREIAQDFKTDLRFQSSAVMALQEASEAYLVGLFEDTNLCAIHAKRVTIMPKDIQLARRIRGERA; encoded by the coding sequence ATGGCCAGAACCAAGCAGACCGCCCGTAAATCCACCGGAGGCAAAGCCCCCAGGAAGCAGCTGGCCACCAAGGCGGCCAGGAAGAGCGCCCCGGCCACCGGCGGCGTGAAGAAGCCTCACCGCTACAGGCCCGGTACCGTGGCTCTCAGAGAGATCCGCCGCTACCAGAAGTCCACGGAGCTGCTGATCCGCAAGCTGCCCTTCCAGCGGCTGGTCCGGGAGATCGCTCAGGACTTCAAGACCGACCTGCGCTTCCAGAGCTCGGCCGTCATGGCTCTGCAGGAGGCCAGCGAGGCTTACCTGGTGGGTCTCTTCGAGGACACCAACCTGTGCGCCATCCACGCCAAGAGGGTCACCATCATGCCCAAAGACATCCAGCTGGCCCGCCGCATCCGCGGAGAGAGAGCTTAg